In Physeter macrocephalus isolate SW-GA chromosome 2, ASM283717v5, whole genome shotgun sequence, a single window of DNA contains:
- the STX10 gene encoding syntaxin-10 isoform X2: MSLEDPFFVVRGEVQKAVNTARGLYQRWCELLHEGAAVGREELDWTTNELRNGLRSIEWDLEDLEETIGIVEANPGKFKLPAGDLQERKVFVERMREAVQEMKDHMVSPAAIAFMEKNNREMQTGKPATLKSSSDLLDASVVSTTSRYIEEQQATQQLIMDQQDQQLEMVSGSIHVLKHMSGRVGEELNEQGIMLDTFVHEMDHTQSRMDGVLRKMAKVSHMTSGPYSSSSFFFFFWPPCTACGILVP, encoded by the exons ATGTCTCTCGAAGATCCGTTTTTTGTAGTCCGAGG CGAGGTGCAGAAGGCGGTGAACACGGCCCGCGGGCTTTACCAGCGGTGGTGCGAGCTTCTGCATGAGGGCGCGGCGGTCGGACGCGAGGAGCTGGACTGGACGACCAATGAGCTGCGGAATGGCCTGCGCAGCATCGAGTGGGACCTCGAGGACCTGGAGGAGACCATCG GCATAGTGGAAGCCAACCCAGGCAAGTTCAAGCTCCCAGCCGGAGACCTGCAGGAGAGAAAGGTGTTTGTGGAGAGGATGCGGGAAGCAGTCCAG GAAATGAAGGACCATATGGTCAGCCCCGCAGCCATAGCCTTCATGGAGAAGAATAATAGAGAG ATGCAGACAGGCAAGCCAGCCACCCTGAAGTCATCCAGCGACTTGCTGGACGCCAGTGTGGTCTCAACCACCTCTCGCTACATTGAAGAGCagcaggccacacagcag CTGATCATGGACCAGCAGGACCAACAGCTGGAAATGGTGTCTGGGAGTATCCACGTTCTGAAACACATGTCCGGCCGCGTCGGGGAGGAGCTAAATGAGCAGGGCAT TATGCTGGACACCTTTGTTCATGAGATGGACCACACCCAGTCCCGGATGGATGGGGTCCTCAGGAAGATGGCCAAAGTATCCCACATGACCAGTG GACCCTACAgctcttccagtttttttttttttttttggccaccctgcacagcatgtgggatcttagttccctga
- the STX10 gene encoding syntaxin-10 isoform X1 → MSLEDPFFVVRGEVQKAVNTARGLYQRWCELLHEGAAVGREELDWTTNELRNGLRSIEWDLEDLEETIGIVEANPGKFKLPAGDLQERKVFVERMREAVQEMKDHMVSPAAIAFMEKNNREMQTGKPATLKSSSDLLDASVVSTTSRYIEEQQATQQLIMDQQDQQLEMVSGSIHVLKHMSGRVGEELNEQGIMLDTFVHEMDHTQSRMDGVLRKMAKVSHMTSDRRQWCAIVVLLGVLLLVLILFFSL, encoded by the exons ATGTCTCTCGAAGATCCGTTTTTTGTAGTCCGAGG CGAGGTGCAGAAGGCGGTGAACACGGCCCGCGGGCTTTACCAGCGGTGGTGCGAGCTTCTGCATGAGGGCGCGGCGGTCGGACGCGAGGAGCTGGACTGGACGACCAATGAGCTGCGGAATGGCCTGCGCAGCATCGAGTGGGACCTCGAGGACCTGGAGGAGACCATCG GCATAGTGGAAGCCAACCCAGGCAAGTTCAAGCTCCCAGCCGGAGACCTGCAGGAGAGAAAGGTGTTTGTGGAGAGGATGCGGGAAGCAGTCCAG GAAATGAAGGACCATATGGTCAGCCCCGCAGCCATAGCCTTCATGGAGAAGAATAATAGAGAG ATGCAGACAGGCAAGCCAGCCACCCTGAAGTCATCCAGCGACTTGCTGGACGCCAGTGTGGTCTCAACCACCTCTCGCTACATTGAAGAGCagcaggccacacagcag CTGATCATGGACCAGCAGGACCAACAGCTGGAAATGGTGTCTGGGAGTATCCACGTTCTGAAACACATGTCCGGCCGCGTCGGGGAGGAGCTAAATGAGCAGGGCAT TATGCTGGACACCTTTGTTCATGAGATGGACCACACCCAGTCCCGGATGGATGGGGTCCTCAGGAAGATGGCCAAAGTATCCCACATGACCAGTG ACCGCCGACAGTGGTGTGCCATTGTGGTGCTGCTGGGGGTGCTTCTCCTGGTCCTCATCctgttcttctctctctga
- the STX10 gene encoding syntaxin-10 isoform X3, giving the protein MSLEDPFFVVRGEVQKAVNTARGLYQRWCELLHEGAAVGREELDWTTNELRNGLRSIEWDLEDLEETIGIVEANPGKFKLPAGDLQERKVFVERMREAVQEMKDHMVSPAAIAFMEKNNREMQTGKPATLKSSSDLLDASVVSTTSRYIEEQQATQQLIMDQQDQQLEMVSGSIHVLKHMSGRVGEELNEQVCWTPLFMRWTTPSPGWMGSSGRWPKYPT; this is encoded by the exons ATGTCTCTCGAAGATCCGTTTTTTGTAGTCCGAGG CGAGGTGCAGAAGGCGGTGAACACGGCCCGCGGGCTTTACCAGCGGTGGTGCGAGCTTCTGCATGAGGGCGCGGCGGTCGGACGCGAGGAGCTGGACTGGACGACCAATGAGCTGCGGAATGGCCTGCGCAGCATCGAGTGGGACCTCGAGGACCTGGAGGAGACCATCG GCATAGTGGAAGCCAACCCAGGCAAGTTCAAGCTCCCAGCCGGAGACCTGCAGGAGAGAAAGGTGTTTGTGGAGAGGATGCGGGAAGCAGTCCAG GAAATGAAGGACCATATGGTCAGCCCCGCAGCCATAGCCTTCATGGAGAAGAATAATAGAGAG ATGCAGACAGGCAAGCCAGCCACCCTGAAGTCATCCAGCGACTTGCTGGACGCCAGTGTGGTCTCAACCACCTCTCGCTACATTGAAGAGCagcaggccacacagcag CTGATCATGGACCAGCAGGACCAACAGCTGGAAATGGTGTCTGGGAGTATCCACGTTCTGAAACACATGTCCGGCCGCGTCGGGGAGGAGCTAAATGAGCAGG TATGCTGGACACCTTTGTTCATGAGATGGACCACACCCAGTCCCGGATGGATGGGGTCCTCAGGAAGATGGCCAAAGTATCCCACATGA